GTAATCACCGGTGCTCTACTTACCAAATCTTTCTCATCAACTTCTTCTTCATAGTCTTTTACATAATCAAACTCATCTGCTTCGTTGATGATATTGATCTCTATGCCAAATTCAGCAGCTAAAATTTCAATCGCATCTTCATCTAAAAAATCATTTTTAGTTGTCATCATACCCAGCATGAAAAGTTTTGAAATCACTTCGCTTACGCTTTTGCCTATCTTATCTGCAAATTCATAAACACGAATTTCTTTTGAAATTTCTACGCTCGAAACCGCTTCATTTTCTTTTTTCTCAACTTTTTTAGGTGGTTTTTTACGACTTCTTCTTTGAATTCCGCCCTCAAGTCCAAGATTTGCTGAATTTCCAACTGATTGGCGCAAAAAGTTAGGTGGTTTTTTCATAGTATTTTGTGGTTTTTCTTGTTCTTTTACGCTAAAATCAGGTAAAACCACTACATCTTCATCTTCTAAAGAAATATCAGCAAAATCATGACCTTCTAAAAAGTCCATTTTTTCAGCACTTTCTTTTTTAGTCGCGACAAAAGGCTTTTTCTCTTTTTTCTTTTTCTTTAAATTTTCATCCGCATTTGAAAACATAGTTTTTAAACTAAGGCGTTCTTCATTTGAAGGAGTAGTAGCCTTTGGCTCTTCTTTTTTCGCAGCTTCTTCTTCATCTTTTTTCTTTTTAACGATCACAAGCCCTCTTCTTTTAGCTAAAGTTGCACTCGCTAAGCTCTCTTGAATGTTTTCTTTAGGCCCTTCAGGACTTTTTGGTTCAGGCTTTGCTTCTTCTACAACTTTAGCTGGAGCTTTTACTTCTACTTCTTTGGGTAATTTTTCTTCTTTTTTTTCTTCTTTAGGTGCAGCTTTAGCTTTTTTTATAGGATCTTGTTTTAAATTTTTCTTGAAAGCCTCGGGAATGATTTTAGTTTGTATATACTCATAAATTCCTGCTGCAACTTCGGGTTCTACAGCATTAGATGCGGTCTTGATATTTAATCCTAATTCATTTGCTTTCTCGATAATTTCTTTGCTATCATAGCCTAATTCTTTCGCAATTTCATGAATTCTAATTTTTGCCATTTAAAACTATCTCCTTTAAATTCTGCTGAGTGATTTTTGTATTTAAATTTTTGCAAGATCTAAAAAATGCTTTTTGCAAGACTTTGCCTTCACTCAAAATGCAAGTCTCACACAAATAAACACTGCGTCCAAAATCAAAGTCTTTATAAAGCTCGCCTTGAAAATGTTTAAATCGATGCATACTTTTTTGCAAATATCGATTTTTACAGACTATACACATTCGAATAGGCTCATGTTTATCTTTTGTAAAATTATATCTTTTTTTTTCTTTTTTTAGCAAATTTTAAAGCCTTTATTGTCAAATTCCAAACAAAGAACTTTAAAATGTCCAAATTTCTGCTCCATTTTTTGAGCCAAATGCTTTGCATCATCTTTGTATGCTAAATTAAAAAAGCTTGAGCCTGAACCTGAAAGCGTGCTCATTAAAGCCTTATTTTCAAGGGCAAATTTTTGCACCTCAAAAAGCTCGGGTAAATTTTGCATTCTACGCGTTTGGTGCAATAAATCCTTGCTAGCAAGAGCAAGTAAATCATACTTTTTTTCCAAAAAACAAGCTGTAAGAAAAGAAGAATGGCAAAGATTAAAAACACAATCTTTCAAACTCAAATTCGAAGGCAAGGCATTACGACTTTGTTCTGTACTCATCGCTACATTAGGTATAACCACGACAGCATTTAAATTTTCATCTAAATCTTTTTTTATACTGAAAACTTTTTCATTTTCTACCACAGATACTACAAAGCCGCCAAGCGCTGCAGGAGCTATATTGTCAGGATGATTCTCGTATTTTAACGCTTCATTTAAAATTTTCTCTTTATCTGCTTTAAAACCCGCCATCTCATAAGCACTCGCAATAGCGCCGATAATCACTGCCGAAGAGCTACCAAGTCCGCGAGATAAAGGAATGGTATTATCAAAAATAAATCTAAAATGATCTTTCCTACCGCTTAATCTTTGATAAATTTCATTAAAAATACTTACAAAAATATTATTTTTTTTAAGACTTAAATTCTCACTTCCTTCGCCATTGACACTGATGCTAAAAAAATTTGACTTCTCGATAATAGTATGATTAAAAAGCGCTAAACTCAATCCCAAACAATCAAACCCAGGGCCTAAATTCGCACTTGTAGCAGGTACTAAAATTTTCAATTTTTTTCCTAAATTCTTTAAATTGCAGATAAAAAGTAAAAAGGTAGATTATCATCTTTTTTATTAAGCTTGCTTAAATTTGGAGGTAAAAAAAACTCTCCAGCTGTATTTTCCTCCAAGATGATCTCATCTTCTTTTTTCACAAAACACATATTTTTATGAGCGGCAATGGGTTGATTGTTGTTAAGCTCAAAAGCACTGATAGCAAAAAGAGGGATATTTTTCACTATACTCAGCGTGCTAAGACTTACATAAGAAATTTTAATCCCCATATAAGAGCCTGGACCATTAGCATAAATTAACTCATCAAAGCTAAATTCTTTTAGCAAAATCTTTAAAATTTTTGGCACAAACTCACTTGCCTTTTCTTCGCTCTCTATACTTTTTACAAGTTTATCATCTTGATAAACACCGATCATCAAAGGTTTAGATAAAGCATTAAGCAATAATGAATTTTTTATGCAAAAACCTTTTCATAAGCTTTTTCATTTGCTTTTTCAAGAGTCACTATCTCATAAGCATCTTTATCTTTTAACACTTCTTTAGTGAGTAAATGATTTAAATGATGGCTTCCAGCATATGAAATATAATCTCCAAAAACACGATATCCAAGCAAAGTCAAATCCCCAATCGCGTCTAAAATTTTATGTCTTACAAATTCATCCTTAAAGCGCAAACCTTCAGGATTTAAAATACGATTATCATCTACAACTATAGTATTTTCCAAGCTTCCGCCCAATGCTAAATTCATATCTCTAAGAGCTTGAACATCTTTTAAAAAACCAAAAGTCCTAGCTCTTGCTATATTTTCTATATAGTTTTTCTTGCTGAATTCAAAATTATAACTTTGTTCTCCTATAACAGCATTATCAAACTTGATAGTATAATTAATACGCGGTTCTTTAGTCGGAGTTAAACGCACATATTTATCACCATCTCTTACCTCTATAGGCTTTTTAATCACCATAATTTTTTTAGGTGCATCAAGCTCTTTAACCCCTGCTTCATCAAGCATCATACAAAAACTAATACTTGAACCATCCATCACCGGTGCCTCATTGGCATTTAAAACGATACGAACATTATCGATCCCATAAGCATTGATTGCGCTCATTAAATGCTCTATGGTGGAAATAAACCCTCTTTCATCGCCCAAAACCGTTGCCATTTGGGTATTGATAACATTTTCAGGACTTGCCTTATAAGTAGCATTTAAATCGCTTCTAAAAAAAACTATCCCACTATTTGCTTCTAAAGGCTCTAGGGTAATCTCGATAGGCTCTCCTTTATGAAGCCCTATACCCACGCCTTTTACAGCTTTTGCTAAAGTTAATTGTTTCATTAATTTTTTCCTAAAATTATTTTTTTACCTTCGTTTAAAACATTGTAAATATTATTTTCTATCCATTTTTTATCTTGCCATTGCTCAGGGCGTGTTTCAACACCTTGAACCAAAACACCAAAGTGCAAATGATCTCCCAAAGCCAATCCACTTACACCTGTTCTACCTATTACACTTTTTTTGCTTAAAATCTCATCAATTTCAACATTTTTAGAAGAACAATGCCCATAAAGACTATAAACTCCAAAACCATGATAGACGATTAAATTAAGTCCATAAATTCCATTTTCTTCTGCAAATACGACTTTACCTGGATTATTGCTTATAATAGGAGCTTCTGCTACACTTGCTAAATCAATCCCCATATGATAAGAATCGCTTACAAATTGTCCATTGTAAGAATAATACCTATGATCAGCAAAATCTGCTACCTTCATACCATTTCGAAGTGGTAAAAATAAATCGATTTTAAAATTATCGATTTTACTTTCAGGGACTTCTGAAGTGATCTTATGTATCAAAATTTCATTATTGTCTCTTAAGGTTTCATTCACAAATTTAAATTTCTCAAAACGCGTAAAATTATTATCTTTTGGTGCATACTCTTGTGCTAAATCTTCTATCTTGCCATCTAAAAATCTATCTGTAAGATTGATATTTGAAACGCGGTATTTGCGATTGACAAAATAATACCTTATACGCTCTTTAGTTATATTGCCAGCCTTGTCTGTGGCAATAATATAAGCACGAAATTCTTCATCTCTTGCATCCCAAGCTATAAGAGCTGCGTAATATCCTTCTTTTAAATAAGGAGTAGCCTTAAAGATTTTTCCTGTATTTGTTTCTATATAAACCTTATCCAAATTCGCATCACTAGCCGAGAATACAACGCTAGCAGCACCCCCTTGCTCAATCTGATAAGAATTGCTCAATATATTTACCTTTGGAGCACTATCATCGATCATAACAAGGACTTTTTTACTGGCTTCATTACCATTGAAAAAATTCCAAAAACTATTATCTCTAGCTTTAATCTCCATAATAAAAGATTTTACTTTTTCTTTATAAGCAAGTTTTGGTAGAGCAACTTGCAAGGTAATATCATTTGAATTTTGAATTTTTTCATCTACTATAAGCATACCTGTTCCATTGCCTTCTTTTTGCAAGAAGATTTGAACACTTTCAATAAAACCTTCATCATCTTTTACATGAACCGAAATAGGTTTTTTAAGATCACTATAAATGATATCTGGCATAAGGATTTTAGGAGGTGTCGTTTCAAAACCATTCATTTTTGAAGCAAAAAACGCTAAAGCACCAATTAAAACCAAAATTAAAAGATATAGATAAAATTTTCCCTTTTTTCTTGCCATATTTTTTCCTAATATATTTTTATT
The window above is part of the Campylobacter coli genome. Proteins encoded here:
- a CDS encoding DUF448 domain-containing protein; this encodes MCIVCKNRYLQKSMHRFKHFQGELYKDFDFGRSVYLCETCILSEGKVLQKAFFRSCKNLNTKITQQNLKEIVLNGKN
- the thrB gene encoding homoserine kinase, producing the protein MKILVPATSANLGPGFDCLGLSLALFNHTIIEKSNFFSISVNGEGSENLSLKKNNIFVSIFNEIYQRLSGRKDHFRFIFDNTIPLSRGLGSSSAVIIGAIASAYEMAGFKADKEKILNEALKYENHPDNIAPAALGGFVVSVVENEKVFSIKKDLDENLNAVVVIPNVAMSTEQSRNALPSNLSLKDCVFNLCHSSFLTACFLEKKYDLLALASKDLLHQTRRMQNLPELFEVQKFALENKALMSTLSGSGSSFFNLAYKDDAKHLAQKMEQKFGHFKVLCLEFDNKGFKIC
- a CDS encoding tRNA threonylcarbamoyladenosine biosynthesis protein TsaB, with translation MLNALSKPLMIGVYQDDKLVKSIESEEKASEFVPKILKILLKEFSFDELIYANGPGSYMGIKISYVSLSTLSIVKNIPLFAISAFELNNNQPIAAHKNMCFVKKEDEIILEENTAGEFFLPPNLSKLNKKDDNLPFYFLSAI
- the lpxC gene encoding UDP-3-O-acyl-N-acetylglucosamine deacetylase, yielding MKQLTLAKAVKGVGIGLHKGEPIEITLEPLEANSGIVFFRSDLNATYKASPENVINTQMATVLGDERGFISTIEHLMSAINAYGIDNVRIVLNANEAPVMDGSSISFCMMLDEAGVKELDAPKKIMVIKKPIEVRDGDKYVRLTPTKEPRINYTIKFDNAVIGEQSYNFEFSKKNYIENIARARTFGFLKDVQALRDMNLALGGSLENTIVVDDNRILNPEGLRFKDEFVRHKILDAIGDLTLLGYRVFGDYISYAGSHHLNHLLTKEVLKDKDAYEIVTLEKANEKAYEKVFA
- a CDS encoding M23 family metallopeptidase produces the protein MARKKGKFYLYLLILVLIGALAFFASKMNGFETTPPKILMPDIIYSDLKKPISVHVKDDEGFIESVQIFLQKEGNGTGMLIVDEKIQNSNDITLQVALPKLAYKEKVKSFIMEIKARDNSFWNFFNGNEASKKVLVMIDDSAPKVNILSNSYQIEQGGAASVVFSASDANLDKVYIETNTGKIFKATPYLKEGYYAALIAWDARDEEFRAYIIATDKAGNITKERIRYYFVNRKYRVSNINLTDRFLDGKIEDLAQEYAPKDNNFTRFEKFKFVNETLRDNNEILIHKITSEVPESKIDNFKIDLFLPLRNGMKVADFADHRYYSYNGQFVSDSYHMGIDLASVAEAPIISNNPGKVVFAEENGIYGLNLIVYHGFGVYSLYGHCSSKNVEIDEILSKKSVIGRTGVSGLALGDHLHFGVLVQGVETRPEQWQDKKWIENNIYNVLNEGKKIILGKN